From one Lolium rigidum isolate FL_2022 chromosome 4, APGP_CSIRO_Lrig_0.1, whole genome shotgun sequence genomic stretch:
- the LOC124649325 gene encoding tryptophan aminotransferase-related protein 1-like, with protein MGRDHGVVAIAGQIGVVASVALNLAALAFYLHGRIFGAGAGEKEAGKKMKKAAAVAPSSGKPPVAPDSTINFDHGDPTMFEAFWRGTMGEHATLVIPGWQTMSYFSDVGNLCWFLEPGFEREVRRLHRLVGNAAAEGYHVLVGTGSMQLFQAALYALSPPADAGPISVVSPVPFYSSYPAVTDFLKSGRYRWAGDANTFEGDEYIELVCSPSNPDGGIREAVLKSNSGKVIHDLAYYWPQYTPITNMLAHDIMLFTVSKCTGHAGTRIGWALVKDREVAKKMNMFLELNSIGVSKDSQLRAAKVLEAVADAYERQPADATGDASLLFHYARRQMTCRWRALRAAVAASGIFTLPDEVAGFCTFAKDTVSANPAFAWLRCDKEGVEDLEVFLREHKIITRSGTRFGADPKVVRISMVDTDEAFGIFVDRLAAMK; from the exons ATGGGTAGGGATCATGGGGTGGTGGCGATCGCCGGGCAGATCGGCGTGGTCGCGTCCGTCGCGTTGAACCTCGCCGCGCTCGCGTTCTACCTTCACGGCCGCATCTTCGGTGCCGGTGCCGGCGAGAAGGAGGCCGGCAAGAAGATGAAAAAGGCGGCCGCCGTAGCGCCTTCCTCGGGCAAGCCTCCGGTGGCACCTGACTCGACCATCAACTTTGATCA CGGCGACCCGACGATGTTCGAGGCGTTCTGGCGCGGGACGATGGGCGAGCACGCGACGTTGGTGATCCCGGGGTGGCAGACGATGAGCTACTTCTCCGACGTCGGCAACCTCTGCTGGTTCCTCGAGCCCGGATTCGAGCGCGAGGTGCGCCGCCTCCACCGCCTCGTCGGCAACGCCGCCGCCGAGGGATACCACGTCCTCGTCGGCACCGGATCCATGCAGCTCTTCCAGGCCGCGCTCTACGCGCTATCGCCACCCGCCGACGCCGGGCCCATAAGCGTCGTCTCTCCCGTCCCCTTCTACTCC TCGTATCCGGCGGTGACGGACTTCCTCAAGTCCGGGCGGTATCGGTGGGCCGGAGATGCCAACACGTTCGAGGGTGACGAGTACATCGAGCTCGTCTGCTCGCCAAGCAACCCTGACGGCGGGATCCGCGAGGCCGTGCTCAAGTCCAATTCCGGCAAGGTCATCCATGACctggcctactactggccgcagTACACTCCCATCACCAACATGCTCGCTCACGACATCATGCTCTTCACCGTCTCCAAGTGCACCGGCCATGCCGGCACCAGAATTGG GTGGGCCCTGGTGAAGGACAGGGAGGTAGCAAAGAAGATGAACATGTTCCTGGAGCTCAACAGCATCGGCGTCTCCAAGGACTCGCAGCTGCGTGCCGCCAAGGTACTCGAGGCGGTCGCCGATGCCTATGAGCGCCAGCCCGCCGATGCTACTGGGGATGCGAGCCTCCTCTTCCATTACGCGCGCCGGCAGATGACATGCCGCTGGCGCGCGCTCCGTGCTGCCGTGGCAGCCTCAGGCATCTTCACCCTGCCCGACGAGGTCGCAGGATTCTGCACCTTCGCCAAGGACACCGTCAGTGCCAATCCTG CATTCGCATGGCTGCGCTGTGACAAGGAAGGAGTGGAGGACCTGGAGGTCTTCCTGCGCGAGCACAAGATCATAACCCGCAGCGGGACAAGATTCGGAGCTGACCCGAAGGTGGTCAGGATCAGCATGGTGGACACCGATGAAGCCTTCGGCATATTTGTCGATCGCCTCGCTGCCATGAAATAA